From a single Seriola aureovittata isolate HTS-2021-v1 ecotype China chromosome 18, ASM2101889v1, whole genome shotgun sequence genomic region:
- the LOC130187037 gene encoding myosin light chain 5-like: protein MTSCVFQASRKTKKKEGGAKRAQRASSNVFSMFEQTQIQEFKEAFTLIDQNRDGFIDKEDLKDTYASLGKLNVKDNELEDMLKEATGPINFTMFLNLFGEKLHGTDPEDTILNAFKLFDPDAKGFIHKDELQKLLMTQADKFTPEEVKQMFQSSNIDAAGHLDYKSLCYIITHGEEKEE, encoded by the exons ATGACGTCATGTGTTTTTCAGGCGAGcaggaagacaaagaagaaggagGGCGGAGCTAAAAGAGCTCAGAGAGCCTCTTCCAATGTTTTCTCCATGTTTGAACAAACCCAGATCCAAGAGTTCAAAGAG GCCTTCACACTGATCGACCAGAACCGGGACGGGTTCATCGATAAGGAAGACCTGAAGGACACGTACGCCTCTTTGG GTAAACTCAACGTGAAGGACAACGAGCTGGAAGACATGTTGAAGGAAGCGACTGGTCCCATCAACTTCACCATGTTCCTCAACCTGTTTGGAGAAAAGCTCCACG GCACAGACCCTGAAGACACCATCTTAAACGCTTTCAAACTGTTTGATCCCGACGCCAAAGGCTTCATCCACAAAGACGA gttACAGAAGTTACTGATGACACAAGCAGACAAGTTTACACCTGAGGAG GTGAAGCAGATGTTCCAGTCGTCAAACATCGACGCTGCAGGACACCTGGATTATAAATCTCTGTGTTACATCATCACTCacggagaggagaaggaggagtaA
- the hpse gene encoding heparanase isoform X3 — MVFTPRRSHLPDSGFPAGNGSNSLSAPSCDELELPSWLEERLTEEWTRHQPVLLKEDLQRKYRRVKFTEFTVDLLHAFANCSGLDLIFGLNALLRTADNSWNSSNARSLLQYCQSRRYRMNWELGNEPNSYEKKAGVRVDGVQLGLDFTRLREMMSESKLYQDAGLYGPDVGQPREHRVDILEGFLKTGAEAVDACTWHHYYVNGRDTSLDDFLDPEVLDSLAVKTKEVMEKVQLVSPGKTVWLGETSSAYGGGALGLSDTFVAGFMWLDKLGLGATLGLDVVMRQVFVGSGSYHLVDDELDPLPDYWLSVLYKRLVGPEVLKVEAFCAPGRSRRVRLYLHCSNTNSYSRGAVTLMSMNLSEKPVSVSAPALVSSSTVEAFVLQAERPGEEGLYSRSVKLNGDVLKMVDDKTLPDLTGTRLPPAERLRLPAFSLAFFVFTDARAAACRRRHGDLR; from the exons ATGGTCTTCACCCCCCGGAGGTCTCACCTGCCGGACTCTGGCTTCCCTGCAGGTAACGGCAGCAACAGTCTGTCAG CTCCGTCATGTGACGAGCTGGAGCTTCCCTCCTGGCTGGAGGAGCGTCTGACGGAGGAGTGGACTCGACACCAGCCGGTCCTGCTGAAGGAGGACCTGCAGAGGAAGTACAGGAGAGTCAAGTTCACAG AGTTCACTGTGGACCTGCTGCACGCCTTCGCCAACTGCTCCGGCCTGGACCTGATCTTCGGCCTGAACGCTCTGCTGCGAACAGCTGACAACAGCTGGAACAGCAGCAACGCCCGCTCGCTGCTGCAGTACTGCCAGTCCAGGCGCTACAGGATGAACTGGGAGCTGGGAAACG AACCGAACAGCTACGAGAAGAAGGCGGGGGTCCGGGTGGACGGGGTTCAGCTGGGACTGGATTTCACCCGTCTCAGAGAGATGATGTCAGAGTCCAAACTGTACCAGGACGCCGGGCTGTACGGGCCGGACGTGGGCCAGCCCAGAGAGCACCGGGTAGACATCCTGGAGGG GTTCCTGAAGACCGGAGCTGAGGCTGTGGACGCTTGTACCTGGCACCA TTACTATGTGAACGGGAGGGACACGTCCCTGGACGACTTCCTGGATCCAGAGGTTCTGGACTCACTGGCCGTGAAGACCAAGGAAgtgatggag AAGGTGCAGCTGGTGTCTCCGGGGAAGACGGTCTGGCTGGGAGAGACCAGCTCGGCGTACGGGGGAGGAGCTTTGGGACTGTCGGACACCTTCGTCGCAGGATTCAT gtgGCTGGATAAGCTGGGCCTGGGGGCCACGCTGGGTCTGGACGTGGTGATGAGGCAGGTGTTTGTTGGTTCTGGTTCTTACCACCTGGTGGACGACGAGCTGGACCCTCTGCCT gaTTACTGGCTGTCTGTTCTCTATAAGAGACTGGTGGGCCCAGAGGTTCTGAAGGTGGAGGCGTTCTGTGCTCCGGGCCGCAGCAGGAGAGTGAGGCTGTATCTGCACTGCAGCAACACCAACAG ctacAGCAGAGGAGCCGTCACCCTCATGTCCATGAACCTCAGCGAGAAGCCGGTCAGCGTCTCGGCCCCCGCCCTCGTCTCCTCCAGCACAGTGGAGGCCTTTGTCCTGCAGGCGGAGCGGCCGGGGGAGGAGGGGCTCTACTCCAG ATCTGTGAAGCTGAACGGAGACGTTCTGAAGATGGTGGATGATAAAACTCTCCCTGACCTGACGGGAACTCGTTTGCCTCCGGCCGAGCGGCTGCGGCTCCCTGCGTTCTCTCTGGCCTTCTTCGTCTTCACGGACGCTCGGGCCGCAGCCTGTCGCCGTCGTCATGGAGACCTCAGGTGA
- the hpse gene encoding heparanase isoform X2 yields MTRVVLLLFWVLCDRTDGLHIRGDRDFNGTLSGAPDVVADVDLSAVIRLVDPRFLSVTIDASLASEEKFMYLLGSPKIRTLAKALTPGFLRFGGTRQDFMVFTPRRSHLPDSGFPAAPSCDELELPSWLEERLTEEWTRHQPVLLKEDLQRKYRRVKFTEFTVDLLHAFANCSGLDLIFGLNALLRTADNSWNSSNARSLLQYCQSRRYRMNWELGNEPNSYEKKAGVRVDGVQLGLDFTRLREMMSESKLYQDAGLYGPDVGQPREHRVDILEGFLKTGAEAVDACTWHHYYVNGRDTSLDDFLDPEVLDSLAVKTKEVMEKVQLVSPGKTVWLGETSSAYGGGALGLSDTFVAGFMWLDKLGLGATLGLDVVMRQVFVGSGSYHLVDDELDPLPDYWLSVLYKRLVGPEVLKVEAFCAPGRSRRVRLYLHCSNTNSYSRGAVTLMSMNLSEKPVSVSAPALVSSSTVEAFVLQAERPGEEGLYSRSVKLNGDVLKMVDDKTLPDLTGTRLPPAERLRLPAFSLAFFVFTDARAAACRRRHGDLR; encoded by the exons ATGACGCGGGtcgtgctgctgcttttctgggTCCTGTGTGACCGGACCGACGGGCTCCACATCCGAGGAGACCGGGACTTCAACGGGACCCTGTCCGGGGCTCCGGACGTGGTCGCGGATGTGGATCTTTCCGCGGTGATCCGCCTGGTGGACCCGCGCTTTCTGTCCGTCACCATCGATGCGAGTCTGGCGTCAGAGGAGAAGTTCATGTACCTTCTGGG ATCTCCAAAGATCAGGACGTTGGCCAAAGCTCTGACTCCAGGGTTCCTGAGGTTTGGCGGGACCAGACAGGACTTCATGGTCTTCACCCCCCGGAGGTCTCACCTGCCGGACTCTGGCTTCCCTGCAG CTCCGTCATGTGACGAGCTGGAGCTTCCCTCCTGGCTGGAGGAGCGTCTGACGGAGGAGTGGACTCGACACCAGCCGGTCCTGCTGAAGGAGGACCTGCAGAGGAAGTACAGGAGAGTCAAGTTCACAG AGTTCACTGTGGACCTGCTGCACGCCTTCGCCAACTGCTCCGGCCTGGACCTGATCTTCGGCCTGAACGCTCTGCTGCGAACAGCTGACAACAGCTGGAACAGCAGCAACGCCCGCTCGCTGCTGCAGTACTGCCAGTCCAGGCGCTACAGGATGAACTGGGAGCTGGGAAACG AACCGAACAGCTACGAGAAGAAGGCGGGGGTCCGGGTGGACGGGGTTCAGCTGGGACTGGATTTCACCCGTCTCAGAGAGATGATGTCAGAGTCCAAACTGTACCAGGACGCCGGGCTGTACGGGCCGGACGTGGGCCAGCCCAGAGAGCACCGGGTAGACATCCTGGAGGG GTTCCTGAAGACCGGAGCTGAGGCTGTGGACGCTTGTACCTGGCACCA TTACTATGTGAACGGGAGGGACACGTCCCTGGACGACTTCCTGGATCCAGAGGTTCTGGACTCACTGGCCGTGAAGACCAAGGAAgtgatggag AAGGTGCAGCTGGTGTCTCCGGGGAAGACGGTCTGGCTGGGAGAGACCAGCTCGGCGTACGGGGGAGGAGCTTTGGGACTGTCGGACACCTTCGTCGCAGGATTCAT gtgGCTGGATAAGCTGGGCCTGGGGGCCACGCTGGGTCTGGACGTGGTGATGAGGCAGGTGTTTGTTGGTTCTGGTTCTTACCACCTGGTGGACGACGAGCTGGACCCTCTGCCT gaTTACTGGCTGTCTGTTCTCTATAAGAGACTGGTGGGCCCAGAGGTTCTGAAGGTGGAGGCGTTCTGTGCTCCGGGCCGCAGCAGGAGAGTGAGGCTGTATCTGCACTGCAGCAACACCAACAG ctacAGCAGAGGAGCCGTCACCCTCATGTCCATGAACCTCAGCGAGAAGCCGGTCAGCGTCTCGGCCCCCGCCCTCGTCTCCTCCAGCACAGTGGAGGCCTTTGTCCTGCAGGCGGAGCGGCCGGGGGAGGAGGGGCTCTACTCCAG ATCTGTGAAGCTGAACGGAGACGTTCTGAAGATGGTGGATGATAAAACTCTCCCTGACCTGACGGGAACTCGTTTGCCTCCGGCCGAGCGGCTGCGGCTCCCTGCGTTCTCTCTGGCCTTCTTCGTCTTCACGGACGCTCGGGCCGCAGCCTGTCGCCGTCGTCATGGAGACCTCAGGTGA
- the hpse gene encoding heparanase isoform X1, with protein sequence MTRVVLLLFWVLCDRTDGLHIRGDRDFNGTLSGAPDVVADVDLSAVIRLVDPRFLSVTIDASLASEEKFMYLLGSPKIRTLAKALTPGFLRFGGTRQDFMVFTPRRSHLPDSGFPAGNGSNSLSAPSCDELELPSWLEERLTEEWTRHQPVLLKEDLQRKYRRVKFTEFTVDLLHAFANCSGLDLIFGLNALLRTADNSWNSSNARSLLQYCQSRRYRMNWELGNEPNSYEKKAGVRVDGVQLGLDFTRLREMMSESKLYQDAGLYGPDVGQPREHRVDILEGFLKTGAEAVDACTWHHYYVNGRDTSLDDFLDPEVLDSLAVKTKEVMEKVQLVSPGKTVWLGETSSAYGGGALGLSDTFVAGFMWLDKLGLGATLGLDVVMRQVFVGSGSYHLVDDELDPLPDYWLSVLYKRLVGPEVLKVEAFCAPGRSRRVRLYLHCSNTNSYSRGAVTLMSMNLSEKPVSVSAPALVSSSTVEAFVLQAERPGEEGLYSRSVKLNGDVLKMVDDKTLPDLTGTRLPPAERLRLPAFSLAFFVFTDARAAACRRRHGDLR encoded by the exons ATGACGCGGGtcgtgctgctgcttttctgggTCCTGTGTGACCGGACCGACGGGCTCCACATCCGAGGAGACCGGGACTTCAACGGGACCCTGTCCGGGGCTCCGGACGTGGTCGCGGATGTGGATCTTTCCGCGGTGATCCGCCTGGTGGACCCGCGCTTTCTGTCCGTCACCATCGATGCGAGTCTGGCGTCAGAGGAGAAGTTCATGTACCTTCTGGG ATCTCCAAAGATCAGGACGTTGGCCAAAGCTCTGACTCCAGGGTTCCTGAGGTTTGGCGGGACCAGACAGGACTTCATGGTCTTCACCCCCCGGAGGTCTCACCTGCCGGACTCTGGCTTCCCTGCAGGTAACGGCAGCAACAGTCTGTCAG CTCCGTCATGTGACGAGCTGGAGCTTCCCTCCTGGCTGGAGGAGCGTCTGACGGAGGAGTGGACTCGACACCAGCCGGTCCTGCTGAAGGAGGACCTGCAGAGGAAGTACAGGAGAGTCAAGTTCACAG AGTTCACTGTGGACCTGCTGCACGCCTTCGCCAACTGCTCCGGCCTGGACCTGATCTTCGGCCTGAACGCTCTGCTGCGAACAGCTGACAACAGCTGGAACAGCAGCAACGCCCGCTCGCTGCTGCAGTACTGCCAGTCCAGGCGCTACAGGATGAACTGGGAGCTGGGAAACG AACCGAACAGCTACGAGAAGAAGGCGGGGGTCCGGGTGGACGGGGTTCAGCTGGGACTGGATTTCACCCGTCTCAGAGAGATGATGTCAGAGTCCAAACTGTACCAGGACGCCGGGCTGTACGGGCCGGACGTGGGCCAGCCCAGAGAGCACCGGGTAGACATCCTGGAGGG GTTCCTGAAGACCGGAGCTGAGGCTGTGGACGCTTGTACCTGGCACCA TTACTATGTGAACGGGAGGGACACGTCCCTGGACGACTTCCTGGATCCAGAGGTTCTGGACTCACTGGCCGTGAAGACCAAGGAAgtgatggag AAGGTGCAGCTGGTGTCTCCGGGGAAGACGGTCTGGCTGGGAGAGACCAGCTCGGCGTACGGGGGAGGAGCTTTGGGACTGTCGGACACCTTCGTCGCAGGATTCAT gtgGCTGGATAAGCTGGGCCTGGGGGCCACGCTGGGTCTGGACGTGGTGATGAGGCAGGTGTTTGTTGGTTCTGGTTCTTACCACCTGGTGGACGACGAGCTGGACCCTCTGCCT gaTTACTGGCTGTCTGTTCTCTATAAGAGACTGGTGGGCCCAGAGGTTCTGAAGGTGGAGGCGTTCTGTGCTCCGGGCCGCAGCAGGAGAGTGAGGCTGTATCTGCACTGCAGCAACACCAACAG ctacAGCAGAGGAGCCGTCACCCTCATGTCCATGAACCTCAGCGAGAAGCCGGTCAGCGTCTCGGCCCCCGCCCTCGTCTCCTCCAGCACAGTGGAGGCCTTTGTCCTGCAGGCGGAGCGGCCGGGGGAGGAGGGGCTCTACTCCAG ATCTGTGAAGCTGAACGGAGACGTTCTGAAGATGGTGGATGATAAAACTCTCCCTGACCTGACGGGAACTCGTTTGCCTCCGGCCGAGCGGCTGCGGCTCCCTGCGTTCTCTCTGGCCTTCTTCGTCTTCACGGACGCTCGGGCCGCAGCCTGTCGCCGTCGTCATGGAGACCTCAGGTGA